From one Lotus japonicus ecotype B-129 chromosome 3, LjGifu_v1.2 genomic stretch:
- the LOC130742504 gene encoding uncharacterized protein LOC130742504, whose translation MILKDIMEEKQLNFNQPLLSVRRLSSTVASETDKTQPNLPAYKSELKSGPERDAGKVPFVWEKTPGRPKDETKLHTQAVKNPPIITPNLPPGRISKVLKKQDSDTEMRTGSTLSRSQDVAALIREVTKHVSSLEEKIRAEKESSDSDDDGDETFLDALDTLSRTESFFMSSRMSGWDGDDDEVVQVQPSGSFSSDRARDFIIDRFLPAAKAMTSETPQYSSRKTLVGQEQHKKKAVNTEKRPPPLNQHRPKSLRYYTQDIDREGSEDESDDCNGSENYRTTACGLFPRLCLLNPIPGSRMVVDKVQGNVGRGMQTKSIASDFETTKGRAKPPYYGKKSLDSRSDFTKEKEILGILGKSKPGTDPHLLACSESTRRETSYETPNVEKTLYVDSVQKVKSETNHRGSDFETSIRDSGIYQNPLIDSSLENSRRLDIANVKAALQPKSSESLDSPFLCYENSSNGMQMGMENPSKEIDSEKQRMTKTGNHGSDLDQDLVMTSGLKSQGIAKSIDQEYTLVSSKVSGGEKIDLESQCVENLDHTSDDANYFEIPLVLPSLKAPSESWLKRTLPTISSRNIHSQSNLARSQTPKTESLYTQWETIVKSSNVHLQLHEELLTPIPED comes from the exons ATGATACTCAAAGATATCATGGAAGAAAAGCAGCTAAACTTTAATCAGCCACTTTTATCAGTAAGGAGGTTATCTTCAACAGTGGCTTCAGAAACTGACAAAACACAACCAAATCTTCCTGCATACAAATCAGAGTTGAAGTCAGGTCCAGAGAGGGATGCTGGAAAAGTTCCCTTTGTGTGGGAGAAAACTCCAGGAAGACCAAAAGATGAAACCAAATTACACACTCAAGCTGTGAAGAACCCTCCTATTATTACTCCAAACCTTCCACCTGGGAGGATTTCAAAAGTACTTAAGAAACAAGATTCAGATACTGAGATGAGAACAGGAAGCACCCTTTCCAGGTCTCAAGATGTGGCAGCTTTGATTAGAGAAGTGACAAAACATGTGAGCagcttagaagagaaaattCGGGCGGAGAAGGAGAGTTCTGATTCagatgatgatggagatgaGACTTTTCTCGATGCTCTTGATACACTTTCCAGGACTGAATCATTCTTCATGAGCTCTCGTATGAGCGGATGGGacggtgatgatgatgaagtgGTCCAAGTCCAACCTTCTGGAAGTTTCTCGAGTGATCGAGCACGCGATTTCATAATCGACAGGTTCTTGCCTGCTGCAAAGGCAATGACATCTGAAACACCTCAATATTCTTCCAGAAAGACACTTGTTGGACAAGAACAGCACAAAAAGAAAGCTGTGAATACAGAAAAAAGGCCTCCTCCTCTTAATCAGCACAGGCCAAAATCTCTGCGGTATTACACACAAGATATTGATAGGGAAGGAAGTGAAGATGAAAGTGATGATTGCAATGGATCTGAGAACTACAGAACCACAGCATGTGGGCTATTTCCTCGGTTGTGCCTTTTGAATCCAATACCAGGATCAAGAATGGTAGTGGATAAGGTTCAAGGCAATGTAGGTCGTGGAATGCAAACAAAATCAATTGCTTCTGACTTTGAAACTACCAAAGGG CGTGCTAAACCTCCTTATTATGGGAAAAAGTCACTAGATTCCAGGTCTGATTTCACAAAAGAGAAAGAGATTTTGGGTATTCTTGGAAAATCTAAACCTGGCACTGATCCACATCTATTAGCCTGCAGTGAGAGTACTCGACGCGAAACTAGCTATGAGACCCCTAATGTTGAGAAAACTCTATATGTAGATTCTGTACAAAAGGTTAAGTCTGAAACCAATCACAGAGGGAGTGATTTTGAGACTTCGATAAGAGATAGTGGCATTTATCAAAATCCTTTAATAGATTCTTCACTTGAGAATAGCAGACGGTTGGATATTGCAAATGTGAAGGCAGCATTACAACCTAAAAGTTCAGAGTCTCTTGATTCACCTTTCCTTTGTTATGAAAATTCTAGCAATGGTATGCAAATGGGAATGGAAAACCCTTCCAAGGAAATAGACTCAGAAAAGCAAAGGATGACAAAGACTGGCAACCATGGAAGTGACTTAGATCAAGACTTGGTTATGACTTCAGGTTTAAAGAGCCAAGGAATTGCAAAATCTATTGATCAAGAGTACACTTTGGTTAGCTCAAAGGTGAGTGGTGGTGAGAAAATTGACTTAGAAAGCCAATGTGTTGAGAATTTAGACCATACATCTGATGATGCAAACTATTTTGAGATTCCTCTTGTTCTTCCTTCACTAAAAGCTCCATCAGAGTCTTGGCTTAAGCGAACCTTACCTACCATTTCCTCAAGGAACATTCATTCACAATCTAACCTTGCAAGAAGTCAAACTCCCAAGACAGAATCACTGTATACTCAGTGGGAAACAATTGTTAAATCTTCCAATGTACATCTGCAGCTCCATGAG GAACTACTTACACCCATTCCAGAAGATTGA